tGAAGTGGAAATTCCAAGATAAAGTAGTCACATACGGGGAAACATGAGTGCTCACAAGTGTAAAATATATCCTCCAGAATCTTCCATCCTTCATGTGCCTTGGGCATAATTCGTATCTCAACTTTGATACTTCCTGAAATATTATGATCATTatacatttatatttatacataTGCTTTGCATGTCTATTCGACTTAAAGATAGAAAAAAAATCAAGGACATGAACTCCCTACTCGAGCATACTTTCTTAATAACGAGAGAACAAACACCATTGATTAAATGTATTATCTGCATCAATTAGCTCTTAGAAATGTACATGGTTATCAAAATTCTCACAGGTCAACAAGAACATCAGTCATTTGCGCCTAACATGCAAAAAACAATGTAACTAACACGTATGGCCTAAACCTCACGCAGTGGAAGAAGTATGATGCATGATTCTTTAACTTACCAAAGAACACCACATATATGTTAATCAATTTAGAATGAAAACACGATCCATGCACTTACACAAAAAGCGCTCATACCTTGATAGTTGTGAGGACCAGATTTGCATGTTTCTGCTGCCACTCGGAAAGATCTTGCCTTACATTGGAGACAGTAGCCACATCAGATGCCGCATCATCTACAGGTCAAGAGAGTCTAAAAGTTTAGTTGTCTTATTGCGTAAAGCAATAGAGTTGGCCATAAACAAATGTACAAAATCAAATCTGAACTTCAACATATGTATCTAGGTTTTCGTACATGTCACTGATCTTAGATTTACGTTAGCTAATTCAATCACATTACAGATTTCCAGAGAGACTAACAGAGGTCAATATATCTGGCAAAAACTTCAACAATTATAATAATCCATTtcaatttttaaataaagaatcAACTATTTCAGCATTCATAGTCAAAACACATCTTAACAtattataattaaataaataattattgtGTAAAGCAGTAGAGTTAACCGTAAACAGATGCACAAAAGCAAATCCGAACTTCAACGTATACATATAGGTTTTCATACATGTCATTGATCTTAGATTTATGTCAGCTAATTAGATCACATTCCAGTGAGTCTAACAAAGGTCAATCTATCTAGCAAATACTTCAACAATTTTCATAACCTACTTCAATTCTGAATTTCGAATCAACAATTTCTGCATTCATACTATCACAGTCAAACGCATCTCAACATTTCAAAAGCTAACCTAAACAATCAACATCATCAGTCAACAGCAATCCAATACCTACATACAAACTATTCACAAACAGATCTAGCGAGAGAAATCAACTGAACAATTAACTTCAACAAATGTATCTAGGTTTTCAGAAATGTCATTGATCTTAGACTTCTGTTAGCTAACTAGATCACATCAGAATCAACTATTTCAGCATACACAGTCAAATTGCATCTTAACATTTCATAAACTAACTTAACAACTAACAGCATCAAATAACAGCAATCCAATACCTACATACAAACTATTTACAAACAGATCAAGCGAAATAACACCTGGAAACGGAAAATTCTGAAACGTAGACAACGTGAGGCCTTTAACAAAGCCTCGCAGATCCTCCGTGATGCCGAACGTTTCAAGCTCCGACTCCGACGGCGATTCAGAAGAAGACGAAGCTGACGTAATCGACAGCGACGGAATTTGATCGGCGAGTGAGAGAAGTGCAGCGTTCTTCAACTGATCGGCTTTTCTGGAAGCTTCGGCAGCAATGTCTTTGGATCGTTTGGCGGTTTCCGAGACGATGTCGGCGATTCGGACTGGAGAAGATGTTAGGGTTTGAGATCTCTTTGTTGCTTCTTCTGCAAGTGATTTTGCTTTTTGCCAGAAGGTTTCCattgatgtgtgtgtgtgtgatttgagTGTAACTGCTCAGTATTGAAGTGTAGATGGGGAATGGTGTGTCTGGTAAAGTTACGGGCGGTTACAGATCAGGTATTGCTAACAGACAATTGGTGAAGTGTGATGTGAGTTCGTGAAAGGTCCATCAAGTTTATGTGCATTAACATGTTTAGTCCCTTTTGTTCATAAAAGattgagttaaatgcttggttggtccctgtggtttgcaaaaattgcaaatttggttctagtggtttactaattacacgcgtggtacCAAAACTTGCTAAAAATGAACTCGCTTGGTCCCCAgtcctaacatcagttaaatatcTCTCTTAAAACACCCCATGTGCTTGGCACATGAGGGTAATGTAGTCCTTTCAGTTCAACCATTATAAAAAAGGAGTTAAATACCTATTCCACCCCACTCCCTTTTTCATCTTCCCAAAACCACTACCACCGTCTCATTTCCTCCACCTCATACCTACCATCACTGAACTCCCACTCACCTTCTTCATCTCAGGATATTAAGACGATGAGACTGAAACCAGATGATCTATTACCCTCACATGTTATGCATGTGAGGGAATTTAACTGGGTAAATAAACGAGGTTAGTCTTAAGGGATAGAACCCAtaacaaaaataaacttaaaagatAGCTTTGGCaagttttaaacataaaggatgaaACTTTGTATAACAAGCGTAATTATGTATATGCGTAATTATAAACAAGTTGTGTAATTATGATATAAGTTGCGTAATTGTGTATGTGCAAAACTATATCATGAGTTACGTAGTTATTAATATAGGTTGCATAATTATTAGTATAATTTGCTTAATTATATTCAATCTCTTGTATTACACGAAATTCTAACATATAAGGAAGATTAATGAATAAAAGTGAATGGAAGTAAATGAACTTAATGACACAATTATTGAATATTGATTGTGAAACCGTGTTAGTCATATATTCATTTAATCAGAACATAAACATTGATTGTGAGACCGCGTTAGTCATATATTCCTTTAATCAGAACACAAACAGGGCGAAGTTTTCTTCCTTTTCGGGCATGTTAGTTGTATTTCACTTAATTAGTAAGTGTGGTGTAATTTTGACTTGCTATTTTTCAAATTTGTAATGTGTATGAGAAGATAGGCgcgttgttgtttttttttttttttttttaattctagcTTCTGGATGGTAGTGTTTATTTGTAATATTCGTTGTTTTCGTCTAAAAAATCAAATATAAGATTAAATTTAACGAACACAAAATCATATTCATGTTAGTTTGTTtgataaa
This genomic stretch from Helianthus annuus cultivar XRQ/B chromosome 8, HanXRQr2.0-SUNRISE, whole genome shotgun sequence harbors:
- the LOC110872212 gene encoding uncharacterized protein LOC110872212, translated to METFWQKAKSLAEEATKRSQTLTSSPVRIADIVSETAKRSKDIAAEASRKADQLKNAALLSLADQIPSLSITSASSSSESPSESELETFGITEDLRGFVKGLTLSTFQNFPFPDDAASDVATVSNVRQDLSEWQQKHANLVLTTIKEVSKLRYELCPRHMKDGRFWRIYFTLVSTHVSPYERKFVEESKLKQIAQAKDEKSDHTPAAEPESAGANLQSKTSTSEQDLDSFLLGDLDDSDGHPDDGDNDAFDDDDDDDFDKADNSAIEDEK